A genomic region of Streptomyces sp. NBC_00247 contains the following coding sequences:
- a CDS encoding VOC family protein has product MDINLSQTFIAVDDHDKALPFYRDVLGLEVRNDVGFEGMRWVTVGSPSQPDVNIVLEPPLADPGASAADRQAVAELLAKGLLRGVIFSTDDVDATFERIREGGGEVIQEPLDQPYGVRDCAFRDPSGNMLRFTQNKK; this is encoded by the coding sequence ATGGACATCAACCTTTCCCAGACCTTCATCGCCGTCGACGACCACGACAAGGCGCTCCCCTTCTACCGCGACGTGCTCGGGCTCGAAGTCCGCAACGACGTGGGGTTCGAGGGGATGCGCTGGGTGACCGTCGGCTCTCCCTCGCAGCCCGACGTGAACATCGTGCTGGAGCCGCCGCTGGCGGACCCGGGCGCCTCGGCCGCCGACCGGCAGGCCGTGGCGGAGCTCCTCGCGAAGGGCCTGCTGCGCGGAGTCATCTTCTCGACCGACGACGTCGACGCCACCTTCGAGCGCATCCGCGAAGGAGGCGGCGAAGTGATCCAGGAACCGCTCGACCAGCCCTACGGCGTCCGCGACTGCGCCTTCCGCGACCCGTCCGGCAACATGCTGCGCTTCACCCAGAACAAGAAGTGA
- a CDS encoding helix-turn-helix transcriptional regulator, whose amino-acid sequence MTSLEDLRRLRRARDRMDREYAEPLDVPALARTALMSAGHFSRSFKAAYGETPYNYLMTRRIERAKALLRRGDLSVTEVCFEVGCTSLGSFSSRFTELVGESPSAYRARSHEAGAAVPACVAKIHTRPVRNGEAKR is encoded by the coding sequence ATGACGTCGTTGGAAGACCTCCGCAGACTGCGCCGGGCCCGCGACCGGATGGACCGCGAGTACGCCGAGCCGCTCGACGTCCCCGCGCTGGCCCGTACCGCCCTGATGTCGGCGGGCCACTTCTCCCGCAGCTTCAAGGCGGCCTACGGGGAGACCCCGTACAACTACCTCATGACCCGCCGGATCGAGCGGGCGAAAGCGCTGCTGCGGCGGGGCGACCTGTCGGTCACCGAGGTCTGCTTCGAGGTCGGCTGTACCTCGCTGGGGTCCTTCAGCTCGCGCTTCACCGAGCTGGTCGGCGAGAGCCCGAGCGCCTACCGGGCGCGTTCCCACGAGGCGGGCGCGGCCGTCCCCGCCTGCGTCGCGAAGATCCACACGCGACCGGTCAGGAATGGAGAAGCGAAACGATGA
- a CDS encoding aldose epimerase family protein produces the protein MSTSTTTISSDAFGTLPDGTSVERWTLERDGTRVRLLTYGAIQQSVEVPDRDGAPGEIVLGLPDLAGYLTHASPFFGAVCGRYANRIGGASFDLDGRTHRLTANEGPNQLHGGARGFDKRVWAAREVDGGVELGLVAEDGEEGFPGRLAVSVTYTLEPGGALRIGYRATTDAPTVVNLTNHSYWNLAGAGTGSALGHELRIAAGRITPVDAASLPTGELAPVDGTRFDFRRPKPVGPGYDHNYVLDAPGDLAEVSAELYDAGSGRALTVRTTEPGIQLYTADHLGGGPFVPSAGIALETQHFPDSPNRPHFPSTVLRPGGEYVSTTEYGFSVR, from the coding sequence ATGAGTACGAGTACGACGACGATCAGCAGTGACGCGTTCGGCACTCTCCCGGACGGTACGTCCGTGGAGCGCTGGACCCTGGAGCGCGACGGGACCCGGGTACGCCTGCTGACGTACGGCGCGATTCAGCAGTCCGTCGAGGTGCCGGACCGGGACGGGGCGCCCGGCGAGATCGTCCTCGGACTGCCGGACCTCGCCGGATACCTCACCCACGCCTCGCCCTTCTTCGGCGCGGTCTGCGGGCGGTACGCGAACCGCATCGGCGGCGCCTCCTTCGATCTCGACGGCCGCACCCACCGGCTCACCGCCAACGAGGGCCCCAACCAGCTGCACGGCGGGGCGCGAGGCTTCGACAAGCGGGTCTGGGCGGCCCGCGAGGTGGACGGCGGCGTGGAGCTCGGCCTCGTCGCCGAGGACGGCGAAGAAGGCTTCCCCGGACGGCTCGCGGTCTCGGTGACGTACACGCTGGAGCCGGGCGGGGCGCTGCGGATCGGCTACCGGGCGACGACCGACGCGCCGACCGTCGTGAACCTCACCAACCACAGCTACTGGAACCTGGCCGGCGCGGGCACCGGCAGCGCGCTCGGGCACGAGCTGCGGATCGCGGCCGGGCGGATCACCCCGGTGGACGCCGCCTCCCTGCCGACCGGTGAACTCGCCCCGGTGGACGGCACCCGGTTCGACTTCCGCCGGCCGAAGCCGGTGGGCCCGGGGTACGACCACAACTACGTCCTGGACGCTCCGGGCGACCTCGCGGAAGTCTCCGCCGAGCTGTACGACGCGGGCTCCGGGCGGGCACTGACGGTGCGTACGACCGAGCCGGGCATCCAGCTCTACACCGCCGACCACCTCGGCGGCGGCCCCTTCGTGCCGTCGGCCGGGATCGCGCTGGAGACCCAGCACTTCCCGGACTCGCCGAACCGGCCCCACTTCCCGAGCACGGTGCTGCGGCCGGGCGGGGAGTACGTCTCGACGACGGAGTACGGCTTCTCCGTACGCTGA